GTGCTGAAACAGTACCAACATATTCAGTTGCTGAAATTCAGGCAGGTTTTAAAGCTCACCCTGATTTATTGATCAGAACAGAGCAACTTACTGATAAAAAGAAAAAAACAGTATTGACAAGAGCAGAGTCTGAGACTCGCTTAAGTACTGCAAAATATGTAGTAGAAGGAGCAAACTTAACTAGAAATGAATACGGAAGTAAATTATTTGCTGATTTCTTCTTCTTCATTACAGGATTCCACGGATTCCACGTATTTTCTGGAGTAATCATTAACATCATTATTTTCTTTAATGTATTGTTAGGAACTTACGAGAAAAGAAGAAGCTATGAAATGGTAGAGAAAGTTGGTTTATACTGGCACTTTGTCGATTTAGTTTGGGTATTTGTATTTACAGTTTTCTACTTAGTTTAATTTTAGATTTTTATTATTATGTCACACGAACACGTATCAAATACAAAGAGAATCTGGTTTGTTTTTGCACTATTATCTGCAGTAACTACAGTAGAAGTAATTTTAGGTATTTTGAAGCCTGGAGTTTTAGAATTTAATCATTTTGTAGGTTTGAATTTATTGAACTGGATATTTTATATCTTAACAATATTCAAAGCATATTATATAGTATGGGCATTTATGCACATGGAAGGTGAAAAAAGCAGCCTTAGATGGTCAGTTGTTTCACCAGTTATTTTCCTAGTTTTATATTTATTGTTTATTCTTTTGACAGAAGGACATTATATTTATGGGGTTTTTAAAGATTCTACTATTAAATGGAATTTTTAACATGATATTAATTCGAAAAGAGGCTCCGTTTAACGGAGCTTTTTTTATTTTTGTACCTCAATAACTTCCGTTAATACAATGAAAAAAAATATAGTTCTCTTTGTACTTTTTGTTTTGCCAATTGTAGCCTATTTGTTTTTTGCTTCAGGTGTAAATAGTTTTACTAAACTTCCCACAATCACTCCTAAAATTGCCGACTTTGGTAATTGGAAATCTCTTAAAGGAGAAAAAGTTACTTTAAATAATAAAATTACGATTCTTGGTTTTTCTGGTTCTGAAATTTTAAAAAACAGAGGAAATTTTTTCAACTTAAACGAAAAAATTTATCAACGTTATAATGGTTTCAAAGACTTGCAATTTGTAGTTGTTTGTCCATTAGGAACGGAAAAAGATGCTCAAAAAATTGAAGAATCATTAGGCGCTTTTACAGATGTTTCAGGTTGGCATTTTATTTTTGCTTCACCAGATGAAATTAAAGCTTATTATGATCAATTGCATTTAAAAGGTAAACTAGATTCGAATCTTGGAACTTCAAATGTTTATATCGTAGATAAAGAACGTAATTTAAGAGGAAGAAAAGATAAAGACGAATACAAAGAAGGCTATAATACTTTTCATCCTTCTGAGTTGAGCAATGAAATGTTAGATGATTTCAAAATCATTCTATACGAATATCGTGCAGCTCTTAAAAAGAATCACAACGCAACAAAAGAACTTTAATCTTTATATCATGTTTAAAAATAAATCATATATCGGAATTTCGTTTATCGTTTTAATCTTTGGAATTTATGCTGTACCAAAAATTGTTGACAGAATAAAAAATGGAGAAGTGGTAAAAGGAAACCGTTTAGATAATGTGGGTTTGAAATCTTCAAAATCTGATAGTAAATTATTAACAATTGGTCCGGCTCCTAAATTTGAATTAACAAATCAGGATAATGCTAAAATTTCAAATGCAACGTACAAAGGAAAAGTATATGTTTTGGAATTTTTCTTCACGACTTGTCCATCAATTTGTCCAAAGATGAATTTAAGCATGTTAGAAATTGAGAAAACTTTTTTTGGTAATCCTAATTTCGGAATTGTTTCTATAACTATCGATCCAAAACATGATACGCCACAAGTTTTAAAAGATCATGCGAAACTTTTGGGAGTAAAATCTTCAAACTGGAATTTCCTTACGGGAGATAGAGAAACGATTATGAACTTGTCAAACAAAGGATTTAATTTGTATGCAGGCGAAAATGATAAAGTAAATGGAGGATTCGAACATTCAGGTTTGTTTGCTTTAATCGATAAAGATGGAAATATTCGTTGTAGAAAAGATGATTTCGGAAATCCAATTTTATATTACGACGGACTTGATAAAAAAGGCGTTAGAGAAATTCAGGAAGATATTAAAATACTATTAGAAGAATAAAAATGGAAGATAATTCATTAGAAAAAAAATATAGCAAGCTTATTATTGCCGTTTCAATTGTAATACCAACTTTGGTTGCGATATTATTTGCGGTAAAATTAAAAGATTTTGGTATCAATGTAGAGCCGCTTTCGTTTTTGCCTCCAATTTATGCTACTACAAATGGTATAACGGCAATTGTATTAGTTTGGGGTGTAATTGCTATTAAGAACGGAAAACGTAAATTACATGAACGCTTAATGACTTTTGCAATAGCATTATCGCTTGCATTTTTAGCTATGTATGTAGCGTATCATATGACGGCTGATTCAACTAAATTTGGAGATTTAAACCACGATGGAATTCTAGATTTGGCAGAAACTGCAAAAATTGGTGCACTTCGTTATATCTATTTCTTTATTTTAATAACCCATATTTTATTGTCTATTGCAATTATTCCGCTAGTATTAATTACTTACGTGAGAGCTCTTGCACAACGATTTGACAGACATAGAAAAATAGCTAAAATAACTTTCCCGCTTTGGTTATACGTTGCGGTAACAGGTGTTGTAGTTTACTTAATGATTGCTCCTTATTATGCTTAAGATGGAAAATAGATTAACGAATAAAGAATATAGAACACAGAATATAGAAAATAGAGTCAATAGATCTTCGTCAGTAAGATTTATATATATTATATTCTCTATTTTCTTTTCTCTTGCAGCAAACGCTCAATGCGCAATGTGTCGTGCTGCTCTTGCGGGAGATTCAAATGTAAAAAAAGCAGAAGCGGTAAATAATGGAATCGTTTATTTGATGGTGATTCCGTATTTACTTGTTGCGATAATTGGATATCTAATTTATAGAATGTACCAATCAAAAAAGAAAAAAGCAGAATAATTATTCTGCTTTTTTCTTTTTAAATAATAATCACAATATACTATTGTATTTTAAAATTAGATAAAATGAGTAATATGGTGATTAAGAATAGTTTTTATTGATATAAGTTCTTTTGACTTTACGACTTTTAAATTTTCGACTTACTTATTTCAATCCGTCAACGGAAACATTTACCGTTCCGTTTATTTTGATAAAAGCGATTATAGCTTGATTCGTCAACTGAATTTTATCAAACTGAATATCTTCCATTTTTCCATTTACAAATACACCAGGCATCGGAGAATAGTTTTTTAGATATGCAGCAATATTCTTTTTACCATCTTCTAAGTTGGGTTGTATTGAATAACGGCAGCTTTCTTCCATTTTTCTTAAGATATAACCTTGACCTAACCAGCTTGCAGTTCTCATTAGTCTGCTTTTTGTGTCCAAAACATAATCCAGTTTCTCGAAATAGATTTCTTTAGTTTTTGGATTGTATGACGGAAATCCGTTTAGATAAATAGTTCCGTTTATAGATCCTAAAATGTCTAGTGCAATAACCATTTTCCCGTCTTTGTGCCAAATCGCAACGTTTTTAACGGTTATTTTTTTGCTTCCTGAGGCAAATTCCTGGCCGGCAAAATTGTTAGTCATTATTTTTGAAGCATCCATATAAGTTGAAATCGCAGCAATATTAGCAGAAATTTGATTTGGAATTTTTGCCACAGGTTTCAATACAATTTTATTGGCACTAAATTTTGATTCGGGTTTCTTGCCAACAATAGTTTCCATGTTGCATTTCATTCCCATATCCAGTAAAAATTGATCATTTTTAAGTTTGGCATTGGTTGAATAAATTTCGATAGGAACGATTCTCAGCCAACTTTCATAAGTATCACTCATTTGAAAAGGAGTACATACTTTTTCTAAAGCAGATAAAACATTCGGTTTAAAATCCATTGATTTTTCAATCGCCTCATCTATGCTTTTTTCGATTTTTGATTTAAAGATTGAAACTGCCGGATTTATCAAATAGGTTATTGGCATACTTTTTCCAAAAACCTGCATCGTTGGACTTTCGTTCCAATTAAGAGATTTGAATTCCGTTTTAGTGTTTAGTTTCCAATTTGTCAGTGCAACTTCACTTGATAAAGTAATTACACCATTTAAGTTAAATTCTCTAGTGTCGTAAAGTTCAATTCCCAATTTTTTAGTTCCAATTCTGTATTTGATTGTCGCTTTTAACGGTAGAATTGTTTTGATTTTTTTATCCGGATTTGCCGGATCATTTTGAATTTTTATCGGAGCCTGTTTCCAGATTTTCATTTCGATATCATCATCTTCAATGTTGCTGTCATCATAGATTAATCCATTCAGCAAAGTGTTGGTTTGATTTTCAATATCACTAAGTTTTACTGTTATTGGCAGGTTGATAAGCGAAGGATTTGCATCGTAAACCAGTGGACTTGCATCGTCTGGTTCCGGTTTTAACGTTTCTAATTTTTGAGCTGTAGAACAGCTAACAAGTACGGCAAGTACTGTGGATAAAGAGAGAATTGAAAAAAACTTCATGTTTAAGATTTTTTTGAGTGATGCAAAATTAAGAAAACTATTAAATTATCTTAAAAAAGTGTAACAATTGATAACGAATAGAGTCTTATCTAAATAACAAAACGGAATTATTAACGTTTTCTTACCATATTTTACTTAATAAAAATGTTATTATTGTTTTAAAATTTAACAATATCATGATCGAAATCAAAGATTTACACAAGTCCTATAAAATGGGAAGTTCAAGCTTGCATGTGTTAAAAGGTATTAATTTTAATATTGCTGAAGGGGAATTAGTTGCGATTATGGGATCTTCGGGATCCGGTAAATCTACGCTTCTTAATATCTTAGGAATCCTTGATGAAGCCGATTCTGGTAATTATATTTTAGATAAAACCCCGATTAAAAACTTAAATGAAACAATCGCTTCAAGATATCGAAATAAGTTTTTGGGATTTGTATTTCAGTCATTCAATTTGATAAATTATAAAACAGCACTCGATAATGTTGCTATGCCATTGTATTATCAAGGTATAAAAAGAAAAGAACGTTATGAGATCGCAATGAAATATTTGGAGAAAGTTGGTTTGGGAACTCATTCTCACCATTTACCAAGTGAACTTTCCGGAGGACAAAAACAGCGTGTTGCAATTGCAAGAGCATTGGCGTCAAATCCAAAAGTTTTATTGGCAGATGAGCCAACAGGAGCTTTAGATACCAAAACTTCTTATGAAGTAATGGAGCTTATTCAAGGAATTAACGACGAAGGAAAAACTATTCTGATCGTTACACACGAGCCTGATATTGCCGCAATGTGCAAAAGAAATGTAGTCCTGAAAGATGGATTAATTATCGATGATAAAATGGTAGAACAAGTTAGAGCTTCATCTTATGTTTAATATTGAGCGTTGGCAGGAAATCTTTGAGGCAATCTCGAAAAATCGGTTAAGAACATTTCTTACCGGCGTTTCTGTGGCTTCGGGTATTTTTATCCTTGTGATTTTGCTGGGTGCTGGTAAAGGGCTTCAAAACGGAATTGAAAAACAATTTGAACGTGATGCCGCAGGGATTATTGAGGTTTGGTCCGGAACTACGACCAAAGAATATAAAGGGTTGAATCCCGGAAGACAAATTCAGTACAGAGATGCTGATTACAACCAATCTGTGCAGAAATTTGATGATAAGTTAGATATGAGAGCTTCAACTTATAATTATTGGGGAGCTCCATTTTCGTACGGAAAAGAATCGGGAAGTTATCAATATAGAGGAGTTACTCCGGACTATGGAAGAGTTGAAAATTTAACGATAGTCCAAGGTCGATATGTAAATGATAATGACATAGCCAATAATGAAAAAGTGGCTTGTATTGGGATGAAGGTTAAAACGGATCTTTTTAAAGATAAAGATGCTCTTGGGAAAGAAATCATAATTAATGGTATCAATTTTAAAGTAATTGGAGTTTTTACAGATCCGGGAGGAGAAAGAGAAGAAACAAGAGCTTATTTGCCTTTAACAACTGTACAAAGAGCTTTTGGTAATGGAGATAAAATCAGCAATTTGTTTTTTACGATGAAAAAAACAGATAATTATGATGAAGCTCTGGCGCAATCTGAAAAATTTACACAAGATTTGAAAGATTTGCTTAAAAGCCGAAATATGGTTGCTCCTGATGATGATGGTGGCGTTGGAGTTTATAATTCAGTTAAAGATGCTAAGCAATTTTATGATTTGAACTTATATATCAGACTATTCTTTTGGTGGGTTGGTATTTGTACTATTATTGCCGGTGTTGTTGGTGTGAGTAATATCATGCTTATTATTGTAAAAGAAAGAACTAAAGAAATTGGAATCAGAAAAGCTTTGGGGGCATCTCCGTTTTCAATTATTTCAATGATACTTCATGAGTCTATTTTTATTACCACAATCGCTGGTTTTGTAGGATTGCTTGCGAGTTTATTGTTGTTGGAATTTGTTGGTCCGATGGTGCAGAGTGAATATTTTCAAAATCCTCAGGTAGATTTCAATGTGGCCTTAACGACACTTGCTTTACTTGTATTTGCGGGCGCAATGGCAGGATTTTTTCCAGCATACAGAGCGGCTAAAATTAAACCTATTGTAGCACTTAGAGACGAATAATTATGTTTAAAAAAGATAATTGGGACGAAATTTTACAGGCTTTAACAGCCAATGTTTTCAGGACAGTTCTAACTGCTTTTGGGGTATTTTGGGGTATATTTATTTTAGTAATATTACTTGCTGCAGGAAAAGGTCTTGAAAATGGTGTAAAAAGAGGTTTTGACGGAATAGCGACCAATACAATGTTTATGTGGAGCCAAACGACATCAAAAGCTTATAAAGGATTGCCTAAAACGCGTCGTTATGATTTTAGAAATAGTGATGTAGCAGCTTTGAGAGCAGCTTTGCCGGATTTATTATATGTTTCGCCAAGAAATCAATTAGGAGATTTTAACGGAACTAATAATGTGGTTCGTGGTACTAAAACTTCTTCTTTTACCATTTATGGAGATTATCCGGAACTGATCAAACAGCAGCCAATGGATATTATAAAAGGACGTTTTATAAACCAACAAGATATTAATGAGAGAAGAAAAGTTGCTGTAATTGGAAAAGGAGTTATTAGCGAACTTTATGGAAAAGAAGAGGAATCTATTGGAACTTATGTAAAAGTAAACGGGATTAATTTTATGGTGGTTGGAGTTTACAACTCTAAACAACAAGGAGGAAATGCAGAACAAGAACAGAAAAATATTTTTGTTCCGTTTACTACTTTCCAACAAGCCTTTAATTATGGTGATAAAGTTGGGTGGATGGCGCTTACCGCGAAAGATGAAACTTCGATTACGGCCTTAAAACCGAAAATTTTAGAGTTGATTAAATCGTTACATTCTATTAATCCTGCAGATGATCGTGCAGTTGGGAATTTCGATTTATATGAGCAATTTAATAAAGTACAAAGTTTGTTTACGATTTTAACAATCATCGCATACTTTGTTGGGTCATTAGTTTTAATTTCGGGAGTAATTGGTATTTCAAATATCATGCTTATTGTAGTTAAAGAGCGTACAAAAGAAATTGGAATTCGAAGAGCTTTAGGAGCAACTCCGGCTGCTATTCGAGGACAAATTTTATCTGAATCTATCTTTTTAACTATTATTTCGGGAATGTTGGGTATTGCCGTCGCCACCGGAATTATTGCTCTTTTGAATTTGGCATTGTCTTCGATGCCACCAGACAGTAATACTATGTTTGCAAATCCAAGTGTCGACTTAAGAGTTGTATTTGTAGCTTTATTAATATTAGTAGGATCTGGTTTGCTGGCAGGATTTATTCCGGCTCAAACCGCAATTAATGTAAAGCCGGTAGACGCTTTACGATCAGAATAAATTATCAATCAAAAATAATCGATTAAACCAAAAACAAAATGAAAAAAGGAGTAACTGTAACCATTTTAATTTTTATTGCTTTAGTTTTTTTTGGCGCACTTTACTATTTGTATGCTAAAAATCAAGAGTCGCCAATTGTCTTTAAAACGGAGAAAGCAGAAATTAAAACGATCGTAAAAAATACAATCGCAACAGGTAATATTCAACCGGATGAAGAGGTCCTAATCAAACCAAATATCTCTGGAATTATTGAAGAAGTGTATATCAAAGCCGGTCAAAAAATTAAGGCAGGAGATATGATTGCGAAGATTAGAGTTGTAGCAAACGTTTCTAATGTGAGTTCTACTCAAAACCAAGTGCAAACGGCTAAGATTGCTTTAGACAATCAGGAAAAAATCTACAAAAGACAAAAAACTTTGTTTGAAAAAGAAGTTATTTCTGCCAATGATTTTGATGCGGCACAATTAGCTTACACGCAAGCAAAACAAAACTATCTTGCTGCAAGACAAAGTTTAGATATCGTAAAAACAGGAACAACAACATCATTAGGAAGTTATGCAAATACCCTAATTCGTTCAACTGTAAACGGAATGGTTTTGGCCGTTCCTGTAAAAGTTGGAAATCAGGTTATTGAAAGTAATAACTTTAACGAAGGAACTACAATTGCAAGTGTTGCAGATGTTGGAAGAATGATTTTTATTGGAAAAATTGATGAATCTGAAGTTGGAAAAATAAAAGTTCAAATGCCAATTGAGATTACAATTGGAGCAATTGAAAACAAGAAATTTGAAGCTCGTTTGACAGATATTGCGCCAAAAGGTGTAGTAGAAAATGGTGCAATTCAATTTGAAATTAAAGCTTCTTTAGAAAATAGAGATGCTACTTTTATCAGAGCTGGATTAAGTGCAAATGCTTCAATTATATTAGAAAAAGCAGATAAAGTTTTGGCTATCAAAGAATCTTTGGTTCAGTTTGATAAGAAAACCCAAAAACCATATGTTGAAATCGAAACAGTTCCTCAAAAGTTTGAAAGAAAGGATCTTGTATTAGGAGTTAGCGATGGAATTTATGTTCAGGTTAAAAGCGGTATCAAAAACACGGATAAAATTAAAATCTGGAATCAGGGTTTAATTAATGAAGGTGAAAAAAAATAATCTGAAATTGTAAGGTTTTTTTGGTTTTAAAAAATGTTAAATTTGCGTAGTCACTTACTATGCTTTGATTCAAAATATATGAAAATAAATAAATATAATAGTCTTGTTTTTGCAATGTTATTCGGGTTCGGACTTTCGGGCCATGCACAATCAAAACAATGGACTTTAGAAGAATGCGTGCGTTATGCATTGGATAATAATATCACAATAAAGTTATCAGAGTTAGATGTAAAAAATGCTGATATTGATAAAAAAGATGCTTTTGGTAAATATCTTCCGTCAGTAAACGGTAATGCTTCACACTCCTGGAATATTGGTTTGAACCAGGATGTAACAACAGGGGTTTTGCGTAATCAGACTACTCAGTATTCTTCTGTTGGTGTAAGTGCAGGAGTAGATATTTATAAAGGTTTACAAAACCAAAATACATATCGAAGATCAAAACTTTCTATTATTGCGTCACAATATCAATTGCTGAAAATGCAGGAAGATATTTCGTTGAATGTTGCTAATGCTTTTCTTCAGATTTTATCTTATAAAGAAGAATTGAAAGTAAAAAAAGAGCAATTAACGATTGATGAAAAACGTTTAGCGCGTTCTGAAGAAATGGTAAATGCCGGAACAATTCCAAGAGGAGATTTGTATGATCTAAAAGCTACTATCGCAACAGATCAACAAGGAATTACGGTTTCAGAGAATAACTTATTGATTTCAAAATTAAGTTTAGCACAGCTTTTACAACTAAAAGAATTTGCTGATTTTGATGTAGTTGATGATACAAATGCCAAAGACGAAAATAATATCATGGCGCAAAGTCCAATTGATATTTATAATAAAGCAAAAGAAACAAGAACTGAATTAAAACTGGCACAAACTAATCTTGAGATTGCAGAGAAAAATGTTGCAATTGCAAAAGGAGCTTATAAGCCTACTTTAAGTGCTTTTTATAATTTTAATACAAGAGCAAGTTACTCTGATGTTGTAAAAGGAGCGGTTCCAAATACTGCCAATCCAACATCTCAGATTGGTTTTGTTGAAGGAACTAATCAGGCAGTATTACAAAATAATTTTACTCCTGTCTTAGGAGGTCCGGCGCCAATATTTGATCAATTTAGTGATAATAAAGGGCAATCGTTTGGATTCCAGCTTTCTGTTCCAATTTTTAATGGTTTCGCTGTTAGAAATAATGTCGAGCGTAATAAAGTAAGTTTAGAGAAATCTAAAATAGATTTAGAACAAAAAAGTTTAGATTTGCAACGTAATGTTTATACTGCTTTTACAAATGCAAAAGGAGCTTTAAATACATTTGAATCTTCAACAGTAACATTAGAAGCAAGACAACAAGCTTATAATTATGCTAAAGAAAAGTATGATGTAGGTTTGATGAATTCTTTTGATTTTACGCAGGCTCAAACATTATTGACGAATGCACAATCTGATGTTATCAGAACAAAATACGATTATATATTTAAAATAAAGATACTTGAATTCTATTTTGGAATTCCAATTGTCCCGATTATCAAAAAATAGTTATATGAAAAAAAAGACGGTTTATTTCTTAGTAGGCGGAGCGCTGATTGTTATTTTTGCTTTAGTTGGACTTTCGAAATCGGGAGTAATAGGAAATAAGGATGAAGGTAAAGAAGTTGAAGTTTCAAAAGTAATGGCTTCCACGATTGTCGAAACAGTTTCGGCAACAGGAAAAATTCAGCCGGAAATTGAGGTGAAGCTTTCTTCAATGGTTTCGGGTGAGATTATCGCATTAAACGTAAAAGAAGGTCAGGTTGTAAAAAAAGGGGATTTATTAGTTAAGATAAACCCTGATTTATATACTTCAGGATTAGAAAGATCTGTGGCAAATTTATCCGGTACAAAAGCGGGTTTGACACAATCTGAAGCAAGTTATAGAGAAGCTAAAGCCAGTTATGAGCGTAATAAAACGCTATATGACAAAGGTGTAATTTCAAAATCTGATTGGGATAAATCTGTTTCTACTTATGAAGTAGCAAAAGCGACCAAACAAAGTTCCTATTATAATGTTCAAAGTGCATCAGCATCTGTAACAGAAGCCAAAGATAACCTTGGACGTACTTTAATTTATGCTCCTGCCGATGGAACAATTTCAGTATTGAATGTTGAGTTAGGCGAGCGTGTTTTAGGAACACAACAAATGGCCGGAACAGAGCTTTTGAGAGTGGCAAACCTAAACAACATGGAAGTTGAAGTTGATGTCAACGAAAATGATATTGTTAAAGTAAAAATTGGAGATGAAGCTAATGTTGAAGTAGATGCTTATTTGAAAAAGAAATTTAAAGGTACTGTAACTAGTATTTCTAATTCGGCAAGTACAGCTTTGACATCAGATCAGGTAACTAATTTTAAGGTTAAAGTGCGTATTTTAAAAGAATCATACCAAGATCTATTAGAAGGTCAGCCAAGTACATATTCACCTTTCAGACCGGGAATGACAGCTACAGTTGATATTATTACAAGAACTAAGAACAATGTTTTGGCAGTGCCAATTAGTTCTGTTGTTGTAAAATCTGATACGACTGCGGTAAAAGATTTTAAAGTTGAAGATCCAAGTGAAGACAAAAAAGCAGCTCCAAAAAGTGATAAGAAATTTGAATGCGTTTTTGTAAAAGTTGGAGATAAAGCTAAAATCAGAATCATTAAAACCGGTATTCAGGACGATACAAATATCGAAGTAATGTCAGGTTTAAAATCAGGTGATGTTGTAATTACCGGACCATATACTACGGTTTCTAAAGATTTGAATTCTGGTGATAAAGTGAAGCTTAAAAAAGCAGATACAGCTAAGAAATAATTTGAAATTTTAGTATTTATGATTTCATTATGTGGAAGTCCGCCAGCTGGTTTTTTTGAATCCATCGGGATTGGATTAATTTTAGCAATCGTGTTTCTGTTTTTTACTCATTATAAAGCATATAAAACGGAGTATTATAATGAAGAATATGTTTATTTTTCCAGTGGAAAAAAAGCTTTAATTTACTTAGGTTTTTTAGCAATAAATTTATGCATTGTTCCTTTGTTGATTATAGTATGTGTTTTTCTTTATACAGGAATCTCTAAGTAATTTTTTTAAATAATTAAATATAAATACATTGTCTTTTATTCTCAATATCGAAACGGCTACGAAAAATTGTTCAGTATCTATTGCTAAAAACGGTGAAACCATTATTTGCAGGGAAATTGCCGAAGAAGGCTATTCGCATGCCGAAAAACTTCATGTTTTTATTGAAGATGTAATAGAAGCCTCTGGAATAAGTGTTCAGGATTTAACAGCAATTGCAGTTAGTCAGGGTCCCGGATCTTATACAGGATTAAGAATTGGAGTTTCGGCAGCAAAAGGATTATGTTTTGCATTAAATCTTCCGTTGATTGCAGTTGATACATTACAAACTTTAGCTTCTCAGGCCAAAGTTTCTGATGGAAAAATAATTCCAATGCTGGACGCAAGAAGAATGGAAGTTTACAGTGAAGTTTTTACGGCAAATCTGGAAGTTGAAAGAGCAATTCAGGCAGAAGTTATTACAGAAGAATCTTTTGCAGAATATACTGATTTAGTTTATTTCGTTGGCGATTGTGCAGATAAGTGTAAACCCGTTTTAACGAAAGAGAACTTTGTTTTTCTGGAAGATATAAAATACCCTTCGGCTTCAGCAATGAGTAAAATCAGTTATGATAAGTATCAAAAAAGCGACACTGTAGATGTCGCTTATTTTGAACCGTATTATTTAAAAGATTTTATGATGACATTGCCATCTAAAAAACAATAAATCAATTTTATTTTTGAAGAGTAAAAGGTTGGATTTTAATTCCAGCCTCGTCAAGTGCAGCTTTGCAATTTTCTAAAGTCTCTGAAAAAACAGAACCATAATTTGCGTTTTTTGCCCAGGGACGAACTGCAAATTCAACAGAACTAGCCGTTAAGTTTTTTACGAAAACCTCTGGAGCCGGCTTTTTAAGTACTTTAGGATTTGAGTTTAAAACATTCAAAAGAACTTCTTTTGCTTTTTTGATATCAGAATCATAAGAAACCGCAAAAGTCAAATCTGCTCTTCTTTCTCCCTGCATTGAATAGTTAATAATCGTTCCGTTTGATAATGCACCATTTGGCACAAAAACAGTTTGATTATTGGCGGTAAGCATTTTGGTAACAAAAATTTGAATTTCTAATACTGTTGCAATCACACCTTGTGATTCGATAGTATCGCCAACTTTAAAAGGTTTGAAAACGATAATTAACATTCCTCCTGCAAAGTTAGAAAGCGAACCTTGCAAAGACAAACCAACTGCAAGTCCCATTGCTCCTAAAATGGCAACAAATGAAGAAGTCTCGATTCCAAGTTTTGAAATAAATGTGACAAACAATAAAATTCGAAGTGCCCATATTAAAATATCCGAAAGGAATTTGGTTAATGTGGGATCTAAATTTCTTTGAATCATTACTTTGGTAATGATTTTATTGATCAATCTGATGGCATAAATACCAACAAATAAAATTAGTAATGCCGAAATTAATTTAGGCGAATAATCAACTAATACGTCAATGAATTTTGTGGCGTAATTGCTAAGTTGTTCTGGACTCATCATGTTTTATAGAATAAAAAAACCTTC
This genomic window from Flavobacterium sp. 9 contains:
- a CDS encoding mechanosensitive ion channel family protein; the encoded protein is MMSPEQLSNYATKFIDVLVDYSPKLISALLILFVGIYAIRLINKIITKVMIQRNLDPTLTKFLSDILIWALRILLFVTFISKLGIETSSFVAILGAMGLAVGLSLQGSLSNFAGGMLIIVFKPFKVGDTIESQGVIATVLEIQIFVTKMLTANNQTVFVPNGALSNGTIINYSMQGERRADLTFAVSYDSDIKKAKEVLLNVLNSNPKVLKKPAPEVFVKNLTASSVEFAVRPWAKNANYGSVFSETLENCKAALDEAGIKIQPFTLQK